From Weissella confusa, a single genomic window includes:
- a CDS encoding aldo/keto reductase → MSFLHETYTLNNGMLMPKIGLGTWQQTKQQAHDSVAAALAAGYLYVDTAQMYQNEDAVGAAIAESGIDRDTLTISTKIDASIKDYRHAAESIDASLAALNMDYIDLLLIHAPRPWNQMEVPNVRPSRGNNYYEENLAVWQAMEEAVQAGKVKSIGVSNFNNEDVKNILDNGSITPAVNQIIYHIGMTQDVNQPFDEANGLLVEAYSPIGTGRLLRMPELQEIAAHYDRSVAQLAIRYALAKGTLPLPKANHPEYVAQNADVDFEISPADMQLLDAIKMPY, encoded by the coding sequence ATGTCATTTTTACACGAAACATACACACTAAATAACGGCATGTTGATGCCAAAGATTGGCTTGGGAACTTGGCAACAAACCAAGCAACAAGCACACGATTCAGTTGCGGCTGCTTTGGCGGCTGGCTACTTGTATGTTGATACGGCGCAGATGTATCAAAACGAAGATGCGGTGGGGGCTGCGATTGCAGAATCTGGCATTGATCGCGACACGTTGACGATTTCAACTAAGATTGACGCCAGCATTAAGGATTACCGCCATGCGGCTGAGTCAATCGATGCCTCTTTGGCGGCATTGAACATGGACTACATTGATTTGTTGTTGATTCACGCACCACGTCCTTGGAATCAAATGGAAGTGCCAAACGTGCGTCCAAGTCGTGGTAATAACTACTACGAGGAAAACTTGGCGGTTTGGCAAGCGATGGAAGAAGCAGTCCAAGCTGGTAAGGTAAAGAGTATTGGCGTGTCTAACTTCAACAACGAAGATGTGAAAAACATTTTGGATAATGGTTCAATTACACCGGCGGTTAACCAAATTATTTATCACATTGGGATGACGCAAGACGTGAACCAACCGTTTGATGAAGCGAATGGGTTGCTAGTTGAAGCATACAGCCCAATTGGGACGGGCCGTCTGTTGCGCATGCCAGAGTTGCAAGAAATTGCCGCACACTACGATCGCTCGGTTGCGCAATTGGCTATCCGTTATGCTTTGGCTAAGGGCACATTGCCACTACCAAAGGCTAACCACCCAGAATATGTTGCGCAAAACGCGGATGTTGATTTTGAAATCAGTCCAGCTGATATGCAACTACTGGATGCAATTAAGATGCCATACTAA
- a CDS encoding 5-bromo-4-chloroindolyl phosphate hydrolysis family protein yields MLLNLRTLTAVELRRNKLIAVFLMGALGLELTTVAPRASVVILIGAVVSGVLPNDKVAVLWLMPATLLVGVLFLTQPTWLVKGIFAGVVLLVRFGLLQDKPITQGATLPTKYTYDLTGLSRKDKQAFQKAFAVGYEDIQAINVAVKDDAQLQTIADQYQFELFTDNIMATLAEKPERLVLADEFLYNHVPNTLKIVRMYMTVQKQTSVSQVADEQLVQAQNTLVALFKEIKVDYHVLTQVDSQALSEQIAIAQQTMYNRN; encoded by the coding sequence ATGTTGTTAAATCTGAGAACGCTAACGGCGGTTGAATTACGTCGCAATAAATTAATTGCCGTCTTTTTGATGGGGGCCCTTGGCCTGGAGCTGACGACGGTTGCACCGCGCGCCAGTGTCGTGATTTTGATTGGTGCCGTCGTGTCCGGCGTTTTGCCGAATGATAAGGTGGCGGTGCTGTGGCTAATGCCAGCGACATTGTTGGTTGGTGTGCTGTTTCTAACGCAACCAACTTGGCTGGTGAAAGGTATTTTTGCCGGCGTTGTGTTACTTGTTCGGTTTGGGTTATTGCAAGACAAACCGATTACGCAAGGGGCGACGTTGCCAACTAAATATACGTATGATCTGACTGGATTATCACGCAAAGATAAGCAAGCTTTTCAAAAGGCGTTCGCTGTCGGTTATGAGGATATCCAAGCTATCAATGTGGCAGTTAAGGACGACGCGCAGTTGCAAACAATTGCGGATCAATACCAATTCGAATTGTTCACGGATAACATTATGGCAACATTAGCTGAGAAACCGGAACGTCTTGTGTTGGCGGATGAGTTCCTTTATAACCACGTACCAAACACGTTGAAAATCGTCCGTATGTACATGACTGTGCAAAAGCAGACATCAGTATCACAAGTCGCTGATGAACAACTCGTTCAAGCGCAAAATACATTGGTTGCGTTGTTTAAAGAAATAAAAGTGGATTACCACGTCCTGACGCAAGTCGATTCGCAAGCGCTATCAGAGCAAATTGCGATTGCGCAGCAAACGATGTACAACCGAAATTAA
- a CDS encoding matrixin family metalloprotease encodes MTDLDEKDKELDQLIYDTYGIIESEPDETKPTPRKPRHRRRLIYTSIILLLVFGSVGSSFEPIMSAINYSSQRRQLNNLTIKQAETGNEKLLRNGGFGPTSDSLGMYTGKNGELTVAIVQSDFQTTTPNVQRALKGAIKFWRVKSQGKINIKEVQQRQSPDLLVRAGAMGDEGTDAGTHALAWMNPSTGELRVSGDVLSLSNQNTLTKTLAHELGHALGLGHTTDGHNIMSAMLSPKADEVSTNQLTHIETFQSER; translated from the coding sequence GTGACGGATTTGGATGAAAAAGACAAAGAGCTGGATCAATTGATTTATGATACGTACGGCATTATTGAGTCGGAACCAGATGAAACCAAGCCGACACCTCGTAAACCGCGCCACCGTCGCCGGCTTATCTACACGAGCATTATTTTGCTGCTGGTGTTCGGATCGGTTGGGAGTAGCTTTGAACCGATTATGAGTGCGATTAACTACAGCTCGCAGCGACGCCAATTGAATAATTTAACGATTAAACAGGCCGAGACGGGTAATGAAAAGTTGCTTCGAAATGGTGGTTTCGGTCCGACAAGTGATTCACTAGGGATGTACACTGGTAAAAACGGTGAGCTAACCGTTGCAATTGTGCAATCAGATTTTCAAACGACAACGCCGAATGTGCAACGTGCACTTAAAGGCGCGATTAAATTTTGGCGGGTGAAATCACAGGGCAAAATTAATATCAAAGAAGTTCAGCAGCGCCAGAGTCCAGATTTACTCGTACGAGCCGGTGCGATGGGGGATGAAGGGACTGACGCGGGAACGCACGCGTTGGCTTGGATGAATCCATCAACTGGTGAGCTACGTGTTTCAGGCGATGTGTTGTCATTGTCGAATCAAAACACGTTGACGAAAACGCTGGCTCATGAACTTGGACATGCCCTGGGGTTAGGTCATACGACTGATGGCCACAATATCATGAGTGCGATGCTTTCGCCAAAAGCAGATGAGGTTTCAACGAACCAACTGACGCACATTGAGACGTTCCAATCTGAACGTTGA
- a CDS encoding DUF1810 domain-containing protein, whose amino-acid sequence MDEALANDVQRFVLAQENANSFQTAVDELTAGKKDSHWMWWVFPQLRSLGSSERAVYYGVADADEARAYLANETLAERLLHVTKIVLDLKAANIVDVFGDVDTRKLQASWTLFEAVADNKVPFAEGLDFYFNGERHSATLAEL is encoded by the coding sequence ATGGATGAAGCATTGGCAAATGATGTGCAACGATTTGTTTTGGCACAAGAAAACGCAAACAGCTTTCAAACGGCGGTTGATGAATTGACGGCTGGTAAGAAGGATTCACACTGGATGTGGTGGGTATTCCCCCAGTTGCGTTCACTAGGTTCAAGTGAACGTGCGGTTTATTATGGTGTGGCAGATGCAGATGAGGCTCGTGCTTATTTGGCAAACGAGACACTAGCTGAGCGTTTGTTGCATGTCACGAAGATTGTTTTGGATTTGAAGGCAGCCAACATTGTTGATGTCTTTGGGGATGTTGATACGCGCAAGTTGCAAGCATCATGGACGCTGTTTGAAGCAGTCGCAGATAACAAAGTACCATTTGCAGAAGGACTAGATTTCTACTTTAACGGGGAACGTCATTCAGCAACATTGGCCGAATTGTAA
- a CDS encoding Cof-type HAD-IIB family hydrolase, with protein MTIKLIATDMDGTLLRDDRTFDYARMEALLDQMDERGIRFVAASGNQYKQLRSYFEPVNPDRITYVSDNGALITHKNTVLAESALSPDQIARVLQWNAETHAHMDNLIILSGTNGAYVSNHATPEMIAAVKTFYPTVHQVEKFMDVEDSIFRFSLVWDQDVDVHHHVQQLRDVFGEELHTTGSGFGSVDILAPGVNKRTGLEQLAAEWNIKPEEMAAFGDNGNDLEMLRYVKYPFVMPNAEDFMKVRINNLAVNDNNHNGVLDTIEALLGGAFDDDDESVFTK; from the coding sequence ATGACGATTAAGTTAATTGCAACCGATATGGACGGTACATTGCTACGTGATGATCGCACATTTGACTATGCACGAATGGAGGCATTGTTAGATCAAATGGACGAACGTGGCATCCGCTTTGTCGCAGCAAGCGGTAACCAATATAAGCAACTGCGTTCTTATTTTGAACCGGTTAACCCTGACCGCATTACGTATGTATCAGATAATGGTGCGTTGATTACCCACAAGAATACAGTGTTGGCTGAATCAGCATTGTCACCTGACCAAATTGCACGTGTCTTGCAATGGAATGCTGAGACACATGCGCACATGGATAATTTGATTATTTTGTCAGGAACGAATGGGGCCTATGTTTCAAACCATGCGACGCCTGAAATGATTGCGGCTGTTAAGACGTTCTATCCAACGGTTCACCAAGTTGAAAAGTTTATGGATGTCGAAGATAGTATTTTCCGCTTTTCATTAGTTTGGGACCAAGACGTTGATGTGCACCATCACGTGCAACAATTGCGCGATGTCTTCGGTGAAGAGTTGCACACCACGGGTTCAGGATTCGGATCGGTTGATATCTTAGCGCCAGGGGTTAACAAGCGTACTGGCCTGGAACAACTAGCAGCGGAATGGAATATTAAGCCAGAAGAAATGGCGGCCTTCGGAGACAATGGTAATGATTTGGAAATGCTTCGCTACGTGAAGTACCCATTTGTTATGCCAAACGCCGAGGACTTTATGAAGGTTCGTATTAATAATTTGGCCGTAAACGACAATAATCACAACGGGGTTTTGGATACAATTGAAGCCTTGTTGGGTGGTGCGTTTGATGATGACGATGAGTCAGTTTTTACTAAGTAA
- a CDS encoding isoprenyl transferase, protein MFFKKRRVIDSETTTQLDKTRIPNHIAIIMDGNGRWAKRQNLPRVAGHQRGMEVVKDITKAASDLGVKVLTLYAFSTENWKRPETEVGFLMKLPGKFFDTFVPELIENNVRVNVMGYIDQLPADTQRAVNDAIAQTANNTGMVLNFALNYGGRAEIVTGVQTLAEQVAAGELKPEEINEATISGAMMTAPLGEYADPDLLIRTSGEMRLSNFLLWQLAYAEFVFVDEHWPEMTQSVFEGAIATYQSRDRRFGGIAENKSDKK, encoded by the coding sequence GTGTTTTTCAAAAAGCGACGAGTCATCGATTCAGAAACAACGACACAATTAGATAAGACACGCATCCCTAACCATATTGCGATTATTATGGATGGAAACGGACGCTGGGCTAAGCGACAAAACTTGCCTCGTGTAGCCGGTCACCAACGCGGTATGGAAGTGGTTAAGGATATTACCAAGGCAGCCAGTGATTTGGGTGTTAAGGTGCTGACATTGTACGCATTTTCAACTGAAAATTGGAAGCGTCCTGAGACTGAAGTCGGGTTCTTGATGAAGTTGCCAGGGAAGTTTTTTGATACCTTCGTACCTGAGCTGATTGAAAACAATGTCCGTGTCAATGTGATGGGGTATATTGATCAACTGCCTGCTGATACGCAACGTGCCGTTAATGATGCGATTGCGCAAACTGCTAATAATACGGGGATGGTTTTGAACTTTGCCTTGAATTATGGTGGTCGCGCTGAAATCGTGACAGGTGTGCAAACGTTGGCCGAACAAGTTGCGGCTGGCGAGCTTAAGCCTGAAGAAATTAATGAAGCAACGATTAGTGGCGCTATGATGACGGCACCACTTGGCGAATATGCAGATCCAGATTTGCTAATTCGTACCAGTGGCGAAATGCGTTTGTCTAATTTCTTGTTGTGGCAATTGGCATACGCTGAATTCGTCTTTGTTGACGAGCACTGGCCTGAGATGACACAATCTGTTTTCGAAGGAGCCATCGCAACCTACCAATCACGCGATCGTCGTTTTGGTGGCATTGCAGAAAATAAAAGTGATAAAAAATAG
- a CDS encoding phosphatidate cytidylyltransferase — MKTRVITAIVALAIFLPILYAGGIWIQVAASVLAVIAAAEVVLMRKTLLVDFGAILTMIGALVMTLPVNLWDAIQTPVVLHRSSLLYIFVILMLLHTVIAKNKFSFEDAGVFTLTMMYVGMGFGMMVAARNTGLDTLMFAFLIVWLTDSGAYMIGRKLGKHKLTKISPNKTWEGSIGGTVVAVIAAAVYTYFFPQAYSWPVMIVISIVLSVAGQFGDLIESGLKRFYKVKDSGNVLPGHGGILDRFDSMLIVLPLMYLIGLFH, encoded by the coding sequence ATGAAGACACGTGTCATTACGGCCATTGTCGCATTGGCGATTTTCTTGCCAATTTTGTACGCTGGCGGTATTTGGATTCAAGTGGCAGCATCAGTGCTTGCAGTGATTGCAGCTGCGGAAGTCGTCTTGATGCGCAAGACGTTGTTGGTTGATTTTGGAGCAATTTTGACGATGATTGGTGCTTTGGTGATGACGTTACCAGTCAATTTGTGGGATGCCATTCAAACGCCAGTTGTTTTGCACCGCTCATCATTGTTGTACATCTTTGTTATCTTGATGTTGTTGCACACGGTGATTGCTAAGAACAAGTTTAGCTTTGAGGATGCCGGTGTATTCACGTTGACGATGATGTACGTTGGTATGGGATTCGGCATGATGGTGGCCGCACGTAACACTGGCTTGGATACGTTGATGTTTGCCTTCTTGATTGTTTGGTTGACGGATTCAGGCGCTTACATGATTGGTCGCAAGCTTGGTAAGCACAAGCTAACGAAGATTTCACCGAACAAGACTTGGGAAGGTTCAATTGGTGGAACGGTGGTTGCGGTAATTGCAGCAGCCGTTTACACGTACTTCTTCCCACAAGCCTACAGCTGGCCAGTTATGATTGTCATCAGCATCGTGCTTTCAGTAGCCGGTCAATTCGGTGATTTGATTGAATCTGGTTTGAAGCGTTTCTACAAGGTGAAGGACTCAGGAAATGTCTTGCCTGGTCACGGTGGTATTTTGGATCGTTTTGACTCAATGTTGATTGTTTTGCCATTGATGTACTTGATTGGTTTGTTCCACTAA
- the rseP gene encoding RIP metalloprotease RseP, with product MTTIITFILVFGLLVVVHEFGHFYFAKKSGVRVREFAIGMGPKLLQTRRNGTTYTIRILPVGGYVRMAGRAEAEEESIRPGMTVVVVETDGVVTRLNLSEQTELVGGRALTVNRIDLVDDMFIEGYWDGDESTLVKLAVDHDASVIEADGTEVLVAPRDTHIESAKLWQRALINFAGPMNNFILTLVLFLGLAFAMPGVTTTTLQSIAQDSPAASAGLRKGDTIEQIAGVKMTSWQKMQDTIQALPGKKTTVVYERDGKQLTTKVTPKSVKNGGMTIGQIGVTPTTTKAVGPRVAYAFRATGQAMTQIFRAIQNLVQGFSLNKLGGPVAIYKNTEQVSSYGFLAIVSFAAWLSVNLGMMNLLPIPGLDGGKLLLNAAEAVIRRPVPEKIETTVTLAGVLFLVLLMVAVTGNDILRYFFK from the coding sequence ATGACAACAATTATTACGTTTATTTTGGTGTTCGGCCTGTTAGTGGTCGTGCACGAATTTGGACATTTTTATTTTGCGAAGAAGTCCGGCGTTCGTGTCCGTGAGTTTGCAATTGGGATGGGGCCCAAGTTGCTACAGACGCGACGCAACGGTACGACCTATACGATTCGTATCCTGCCAGTTGGTGGTTATGTTCGTATGGCGGGACGCGCGGAGGCTGAAGAAGAAAGTATTCGCCCAGGTATGACGGTCGTCGTTGTTGAAACGGACGGTGTTGTAACACGCTTGAATTTGTCAGAACAAACTGAATTGGTCGGTGGTCGTGCCTTAACTGTCAACCGCATCGACTTGGTGGATGACATGTTTATTGAAGGTTACTGGGATGGGGATGAGTCAACGTTGGTTAAGTTGGCCGTTGATCACGATGCGTCAGTGATTGAAGCTGACGGTACCGAAGTCCTAGTTGCACCACGTGATACGCACATTGAATCAGCTAAGTTGTGGCAACGTGCTTTGATTAACTTCGCTGGTCCGATGAACAATTTCATTTTGACGTTGGTGTTGTTCCTTGGTTTGGCATTTGCAATGCCTGGCGTGACAACGACAACGTTGCAATCAATCGCGCAAGATTCACCAGCAGCGAGTGCTGGCTTGAGAAAGGGCGACACAATCGAACAAATCGCCGGCGTTAAAATGACTTCTTGGCAAAAGATGCAAGATACGATTCAAGCATTGCCAGGTAAGAAGACGACAGTAGTGTACGAACGTGATGGTAAGCAATTGACCACGAAGGTGACGCCTAAGTCGGTTAAGAATGGTGGTATGACGATTGGTCAAATCGGGGTGACACCAACCACAACCAAGGCGGTCGGACCACGTGTGGCGTATGCTTTCCGAGCTACAGGACAAGCGATGACGCAGATTTTCCGCGCGATTCAGAACTTGGTGCAAGGATTCTCACTGAATAAGTTAGGTGGACCGGTTGCCATTTACAAGAATACGGAACAAGTTAGTTCATATGGGTTCTTGGCAATTGTGTCATTTGCAGCGTGGTTGTCAGTTAACTTGGGCATGATGAACTTGCTACCAATCCCTGGTTTGGATGGCGGTAAGTTGTTGTTGAATGCAGCTGAAGCAGTCATCCGTCGTCCGGTACCTGAAAAGATTGAAACAACGGTCACGTTGGCTGGTGTTTTGTTCTTGGTACTGTTGATGGTGGCGGTTACTGGAAACGATATTTTGCGTTATTTTTTTAAGTAA
- a CDS encoding proline--tRNA ligase has translation MKQSKVFIPTLRETPADAEVISHQMMLRAGYMRPVSAGVYAYLPLAQRVLNKINTIIREEMEKIDAIEMSAPMLLPAEMWQESGRYDTYGPNLFKLKNRHDRDMILGPTHEETMTTLIRDDIKSYKRLPLTVYQIQTKFRDENRPRFGVLRGREFIMKDAYSFSVDQEGLDESYKNMESAYINIFDRIGLDYRVIVGDAGAMGGSDSKEFSAPAEAGEDIIAYSDESDYAANLEMAKDLYTPNKSHAQMADLEKIATPEVKTIEELAEYLQTTPDQLVKTLFMYADDQPVLVLVRGDFEVNEVKVQNFLHADELRMATEEEAQEILGAPFGSLGPVGVGEDVKIIADEWVTDMVNITVGGNEAGFHYLNANVDRDFRIDEVADVRTAREGDLAIDGKGHLQFTKGIEIGHIFKLGTRYSKTMGAQVLDANGRQADVIMGSYGIGVSRLLAAIAEQNADENGLAWPTSVAPWDVHLVPMKYSDETQKALTDDLNDTLVAAGYEVLVDDRNERAGVKFNDSDLIGLPVRVTVGKKAGEGIVEVKLRKADEAIEVRAEELVATLQILLHPEVDAQA, from the coding sequence ATGAAACAATCAAAGGTTTTTATTCCAACTTTGCGTGAAACTCCAGCCGACGCTGAAGTTATCTCGCACCAAATGATGTTGCGTGCCGGTTACATGCGTCCGGTTTCAGCCGGTGTTTACGCATACTTGCCATTGGCACAACGCGTTTTGAACAAGATCAACACGATTATTCGTGAAGAGATGGAGAAGATTGACGCGATTGAAATGTCAGCACCAATGCTTTTGCCAGCTGAAATGTGGCAAGAGTCAGGTCGTTATGACACGTACGGTCCAAACTTGTTTAAGTTGAAGAACCGTCACGACCGCGACATGATTTTGGGACCTACTCACGAAGAAACGATGACGACGTTGATTCGCGATGACATTAAGTCATACAAGCGTTTGCCATTGACGGTTTACCAAATCCAAACAAAGTTCCGTGATGAAAACCGTCCACGCTTCGGTGTTTTGCGTGGTCGCGAATTCATTATGAAGGACGCCTACTCATTCTCAGTTGACCAAGAAGGTTTGGATGAGTCATACAAGAACATGGAATCAGCCTACATCAACATTTTTGATCGTATTGGCTTGGACTACCGTGTCATCGTTGGTGACGCTGGTGCCATGGGTGGTTCAGACTCAAAGGAGTTCTCAGCTCCTGCTGAAGCTGGTGAAGATATCATCGCTTACTCAGATGAGTCAGATTACGCAGCTAACTTGGAAATGGCGAAGGATTTGTACACGCCTAACAAGTCACACGCGCAAATGGCTGATTTGGAAAAGATTGCCACGCCTGAAGTTAAGACGATCGAAGAATTGGCTGAATACTTGCAAACAACACCTGACCAATTGGTTAAGACGTTGTTCATGTACGCCGATGATCAACCTGTTTTGGTTTTGGTTCGTGGTGACTTCGAAGTGAACGAAGTTAAGGTTCAAAACTTCTTGCACGCTGACGAGTTGCGTATGGCAACTGAAGAGGAAGCGCAAGAAATCTTGGGTGCACCATTTGGTTCATTGGGACCAGTTGGTGTTGGTGAAGACGTTAAGATTATCGCCGACGAATGGGTAACTGACATGGTTAACATTACGGTTGGTGGTAACGAAGCTGGCTTCCACTACTTGAACGCCAACGTTGATCGCGACTTCCGCATCGACGAAGTGGCTGATGTTCGTACGGCTCGTGAAGGTGATTTGGCAATTGACGGTAAGGGTCACTTGCAATTTACTAAGGGTATCGAAATCGGTCACATCTTCAAGTTGGGTACGCGTTACTCAAAGACGATGGGCGCACAAGTTTTGGATGCTAACGGTCGTCAAGCTGATGTCATCATGGGTTCATACGGTATTGGTGTGTCACGTTTGTTGGCAGCGATTGCTGAGCAAAACGCTGACGAAAACGGTTTGGCATGGCCAACATCAGTTGCACCTTGGGATGTTCACTTGGTACCAATGAAGTACTCAGATGAAACGCAAAAGGCGTTGACTGACGATTTGAACGATACGTTGGTTGCAGCTGGTTACGAAGTTTTGGTTGATGACCGAAACGAACGTGCCGGTGTTAAGTTTAACGATTCAGACTTGATTGGTTTGCCAGTCCGTGTCACGGTTGGTAAGAAGGCCGGTGAAGGTATCGTTGAAGTTAAGTTGCGTAAGGCTGACGAAGCGATCGAAGTCCGTGCTGAAGAATTGGTGGCAACGCTACAAATCTTGTTGCACCCTGAAGTTGATGCACAAGCTTAA